GCTGCCAATCCGGTACATTCCCTCAACAAGCATACTCATTACCTATACTTTAGTAACCATAATGGGTCTTTGATTATCATAGAAAAAATCACTGTGTCAATTAATATTGGTTGACAGGCCTTAATTGCGCTAAGCACAGTAACCAGAAGTGTGGAAGCGGATCCATCATTTGCTTCTATCAAGCCATTGGACATCAAACAAATTCTGCTGCTCTCATTAGGGACTGGCACTACTGCAGATTTTGCTGGGACATACACAGCAGAGGAGGCAGATAATTGGGGTCTTGTTTCTTGGCTATTTCATAATAATTCGAACCCTCTTATTGAAATGTCATCTGAAGCAAGTGCTATTATGAATGATTATTACATCGCCACCATCTATCACGCTCTTGGTGCTGAAACGAATTACCTCAGGATTGAAGTAAGGCAATCTCGCTCAAAAACACCGTAACACTCCTAGTTATTCCCTCCGTTCCATTTTATAACGGAGTTTAGagaaaaatgaagacttttgaaacttattaCGTAAAACAAGTCATAGATACCTGTAGGACTATAAAAGCTTTTCATCAAGGGCAAGATATGAAATTTAAGTTAAATGGTTACAAACTTAGCTAGCGTTTGGAAatagatttggttgaaacttgaaaaattagttttgaaagttgaagttgtgtttggacatgtattttatttgaaataaagttgaatttttgtgagtgaaaGAAAATATTTCACCCAAAACTGTCCTATCTTGaattattctttttaaaaaattgatCATATTCTATGAACAAACAGTGTTTTCAAAAAGCTTTTGAAAAAAATCCCAAACTTTATAGCCATACGGGAGCTTAGAAAGTTGCCATTCTTTTTGCAATAgactaaaaattaaatattgtcctATAAATTGGAACGGCGAGAGGATTATTTCAAGTTGATTAATGTAAGAGAGAACTTTCTTTACCATTTCGTCTCCTTTTATTTTATGTTCCTTTCTTTGTATGTAATACCAGGAAAGGGCATTAACTGGCACTACAACCCAAATGGATAATGCTACAGAGGCTAATATGAACTTATTGGTACAAGTTGGTGAAAACTTGTTGAAGAAACCCGTATCCAAAAAGAATCCTGAAACCAATGAGGAAGCTCTAAAGAGGTAAGACATACTATAATTATCTATGCACCATTATTCTTTATCTATTTAGAGTTTTAACTTTAGTTCTAATTATAAATCTATTTTATTGCTAGTTATAATACTGTCCTTTGTACACAGGTTTGCGAAATTGCTCTCAGAAAGGAAGAAAAAACGTGCAAACAAAGCCGACTCATAATAATTATGCTAAAGAATAAGCGCTTGTAAGGCATGCATTAGCCCGTCAAGTCTTGTGTTGTTTTAGAATAATCGTGTTTTTCAATTTCAGAAATAAAAAGAAGAGAGGGATAAGTTTCAATAGAAATATCCCTCTCTATGTAATACGCTAATTATAAGGACTACGTAAACTTTTGGTTGTATTATTCTAAGCCAAAccaatgaaaatgaaaataaaaacatTTGTCGTACATTGTAACGCGTTTTGGCCAACCCCCATAGAGGTACCACGAGGGAGGTTTGGTACCAGTTTTGGTTCATTAATTTTTTCAACTTTTAATCCTtaacttcaaagttcaaacaagtGCGGCAAACAGACGGGTTGGGTCGAATATGACGGGTAAATAATAGGTAATataaaaacggataaattattcgacccgatccatatttaatatggataaaaagtgagttaaccggcggataatatgaatatccatattattaatggcttcttgaatatgatcacttttgggacaatttctagtctcccaaacttgaggaaccctcaATTTGAGGATTT
This DNA window, taken from Nicotiana tabacum cultivar K326 chromosome 15, ASM71507v2, whole genome shotgun sequence, encodes the following:
- the LOC107826194 gene encoding patatin group D-3-like, whose translation is MDRFLAENPQPNIDVSNHRNANVGEVNMDELIDKEGQWIYFNSIVLKQKQIQIANSPHLDAKLSDICIGTSAAPTYFPPYYFENDDGKGNQYEFNLIDGAVAAANPALIALSTVTRSVEADPSFASIKPLDIKQILLLSLGTGTTADFAGTYTAEEADNWGLVSWLFHNNSNPLIEMSSEASAIMNDYYIATIYHALGAETNYLRIEERALTGTTTQMDNATEANMNLLVQVGENLLKKPVSKKNPETNEEALKRFAKLLSERKKKRANKADS